The Amycolatopsis sp. DG1A-15b genome window below encodes:
- a CDS encoding FAD-dependent monooxygenase, producing MRELTAEVVVAGAGPTGLMLANELALAGVDVLVLERMHERTGLSKALNLQPRTAEVLDLRGLLPRARDRSFATVADGHFAVIPVPYTGWDTRHPYQLGIPQAEVEAALEERLAEQGVKVQRGYELTNFSQDADGVTITAGDLRVRAAYLVGCDGGRSRVRKALGMAFEGIEGQGHGVAADVLFKATPPGAPTQWRSMTDMVTSGSPGKFIGVIPLAEPNLYRISFGDRLNRPANLRAEVTDEEVRRAVAERFGPEAEIAEIRWASRFSDDSRLAESYRVGRVILAGDAAHTHFPAGGQGLNLGIQDAMNLGWKLAAELRNRAPAGLLDTYESERRTVAQQVLNNIAAQNALIPTTPNQLALRALFRDLAELPEVQHHLSGMVSGLNIRYATEESPLPAGTRLPDIPTAEGPASTLFHKGNWVLLTKTPTPKPHTEVVVAEASELPWPGIEKVLVRPDGYIANTTGSTNGWLT from the coding sequence ATGCGGGAGTTGACGGCAGAGGTGGTCGTCGCCGGTGCGGGCCCGACGGGCCTGATGCTGGCGAACGAGCTGGCACTGGCCGGAGTGGACGTTCTGGTGCTCGAGCGGATGCACGAGCGAACAGGGTTGTCGAAGGCCTTGAACCTCCAGCCGCGCACGGCGGAAGTGCTGGATCTGCGGGGTTTGCTGCCCCGGGCGCGGGACCGCTCGTTCGCGACTGTCGCGGACGGACACTTCGCGGTGATCCCGGTGCCGTACACCGGCTGGGACACCCGCCACCCCTATCAGCTCGGCATTCCGCAGGCCGAGGTCGAAGCGGCTCTGGAGGAGCGTCTGGCGGAGCAGGGCGTGAAGGTGCAGAGAGGGTATGAGCTCACGAACTTCTCCCAGGACGCGGACGGTGTCACGATCACGGCGGGAGACCTGCGTGTCCGGGCGGCCTACCTGGTGGGCTGCGACGGCGGCCGCAGCAGGGTGCGCAAGGCGCTGGGCATGGCGTTCGAAGGCATCGAGGGCCAGGGCCACGGCGTGGCGGCGGACGTGCTGTTCAAGGCGACACCGCCGGGCGCGCCGACGCAGTGGCGTTCGATGACGGACATGGTGACCTCCGGGAGCCCGGGCAAGTTCATCGGCGTCATCCCCTTGGCCGAACCGAACTTGTACCGCATCAGCTTCGGGGACCGCTTGAACCGCCCGGCGAACCTCCGGGCCGAGGTCACGGACGAAGAAGTCCGGCGAGCGGTCGCCGAACGCTTCGGCCCCGAAGCGGAGATAGCGGAGATCCGCTGGGCATCCCGGTTCTCGGACGACAGCCGTCTGGCCGAAAGTTACCGGGTGGGCCGGGTCATCCTGGCCGGAGACGCGGCCCACACGCACTTCCCCGCCGGAGGCCAGGGCCTCAACCTGGGAATCCAGGACGCGATGAACCTGGGCTGGAAGCTGGCGGCGGAGCTGCGCAACCGAGCGCCGGCAGGCCTCCTGGACACGTACGAGTCGGAGCGCCGCACGGTGGCCCAGCAAGTCCTGAACAACATCGCGGCCCAGAACGCCCTGATCCCGACGACCCCGAACCAGCTGGCCTTACGAGCTCTCTTCCGAGACCTGGCAGAGCTCCCGGAGGTCCAGCACCACCTGTCAGGAATGGTCTCCGGCCTCAACATCCGCTACGCCACAGAGGAATCCCCCCTACCGGCAGGAACCCGCCTCCCCGACATCCCCACAGCCGAAGGCCCCGCAAGCACCTTATTCCACAAAGGAAACTGGGTCCTGCTGACAAAAACCCCAACCCCCAAGCCCCACACAGAGGTAGTCGTAGCCGAGGCATCAGAACTCCCCTGGCCCGGCATAGAGAAGGTGTTGGTCCGCCCAGACGGCTACATAGCCAACACAACAGGCTCAACGAACGGCTGGCTCACCTAG
- a CDS encoding TetR/AcrR family transcriptional regulator C-terminal domain-containing protein — translation MALTRENIARSGLKLLNEVGLNGLTLRLIAADLGVKAPALYWHMKNKQELLDEMATQMYRDSVADRRPPASAEEWEAVAHGARALRRMMLAYRDGGKVFAGTYLGDTSLVGEHPLRRSIEAGLDEARASRATFTVYCFVIGYVIEEQAVRPMPGEFDERYRESAGEAVLGDADARFEDGLAMVLSGARQWLETT, via the coding sequence ATGGCTCTGACCAGGGAGAACATTGCTAGGTCCGGGCTGAAGCTGCTGAACGAAGTCGGCCTCAACGGGCTCACGCTCCGGCTGATCGCCGCCGACCTCGGCGTCAAGGCGCCCGCGCTCTACTGGCACATGAAGAACAAGCAGGAACTGCTCGACGAGATGGCGACGCAGATGTACCGCGACTCCGTGGCCGACCGGCGGCCGCCGGCGTCGGCGGAAGAGTGGGAGGCTGTCGCGCACGGTGCCCGTGCGCTGCGCCGGATGATGCTCGCCTATCGCGACGGCGGAAAGGTTTTCGCTGGTACGTACCTTGGCGACACGAGCCTGGTCGGTGAGCACCCGCTGCGCCGGAGTATCGAAGCCGGCCTCGACGAGGCGCGGGCGAGCCGGGCGACCTTCACCGTCTACTGCTTCGTCATCGGCTACGTGATCGAGGAGCAGGCCGTGCGGCCCATGCCCGGCGAGTTCGACGAGCGCTATCGCGAGTCGGCGGGCGAGGCGGTACTGGGGGACGCCGACGCGCGGTTCGAGGACGGGCTGGCCATGGTCCTCAGTGGAGCCCGGCAGTGGCTCGAGACGACGTAA
- a CDS encoding helix-turn-helix transcriptional regulator — protein MSELNATAAALLGLLHDGPATGGQLVAGAGERFGAFFSVTRSQVYRELPALSKEGLVRLGKQGPRSSQQYLITAAGKKAFKAWLTSEAGPDHLRSPLILRLVHAGSLTAKQRQSLLESARTSYSQQLDDAKAATKAAEGPYEKAVAEFAQAQAKAALKLLDAIPAA, from the coding sequence GTGTCCGAATTGAATGCAACAGCCGCCGCCCTGCTCGGTCTGCTCCACGACGGTCCCGCCACCGGCGGGCAGCTCGTCGCGGGAGCGGGTGAGCGATTCGGCGCCTTCTTCAGCGTCACCCGCAGCCAGGTGTACCGGGAGCTCCCGGCGCTGTCCAAAGAAGGTCTCGTCCGGCTCGGCAAGCAGGGCCCGCGCTCCAGCCAGCAGTACCTGATCACCGCCGCCGGCAAGAAGGCCTTCAAGGCCTGGCTCACGTCCGAGGCCGGCCCCGACCACCTGCGCAGCCCGCTCATCCTGCGGCTCGTGCACGCCGGGTCGCTGACCGCGAAGCAGCGCCAGTCGCTGCTCGAGTCGGCCCGGACGAGCTACAGCCAGCAGCTCGACGACGCCAAGGCGGCCACCAAGGCGGCCGAGGGGCCGTACGAGAAGGCGGTCGCCGAGTTCGCCCAAGCGCAGGCCAAGGCCGCGCTGAAGCTGCTCGACGCCATCCCAGCGGCCTGA
- the prfB gene encoding peptide chain release factor 2: MSDEFDAALRDLTGKLTQIESVMDLDALRAQVADLEQQASSPNLWDDPEAAQKVTSQLSHRQGELRRVSELRQRLDDLGVLYELSEAESDSGSMAEAEAELTELGKSIDGLEVRTLLSGEYDDRNAVVTIRSEAGGVDAADFAEMLLRMYLRWAERHGYPTDVYDISYAEEAGIKSATFKVTAPYVYGTLSVEQGTHRLVRISPFDNQSRRQTSFAHVEVLPEVEEVDHVDIAEKDIRVDVYRSSGPGGQSVNTTDSAVRITHLPTGIVVSCQNEKSQLQNKAAALKVLQARLMLRKKEEERAEMDALKDGGSSWGNQMRSYVLHPYQMVKDLRTDYEVGNPSAVLDGEIDGFLDAGIRWRKQSAA; this comes from the coding sequence GTGAGTGATGAGTTCGATGCGGCACTGAGGGACCTGACCGGCAAGCTGACGCAGATCGAGTCGGTGATGGACCTGGACGCGCTGCGTGCCCAGGTGGCCGATCTCGAACAGCAGGCTTCGAGCCCCAACCTCTGGGACGACCCGGAGGCGGCGCAGAAGGTCACCAGCCAGCTGTCCCATCGGCAGGGTGAGCTGCGCCGGGTCAGTGAGCTGCGCCAGCGGCTCGACGACCTCGGCGTGCTGTACGAGCTCTCCGAGGCCGAGAGTGACTCCGGCAGCATGGCCGAGGCCGAGGCCGAGCTCACCGAGCTCGGGAAGTCCATCGACGGCCTCGAGGTCCGCACCCTGCTCTCGGGCGAATACGACGACCGTAACGCCGTCGTCACCATCCGTTCCGAGGCCGGCGGTGTCGACGCGGCCGACTTCGCCGAGATGCTGCTCCGCATGTACCTGCGCTGGGCCGAGCGCCACGGCTACCCGACCGACGTCTACGACATCTCCTACGCCGAAGAGGCGGGCATCAAGTCGGCGACGTTCAAGGTCACCGCCCCCTACGTCTACGGCACCCTCTCGGTCGAGCAGGGCACCCACCGGCTCGTCCGGATCTCGCCGTTCGACAACCAGAGCCGCCGCCAGACGTCGTTCGCGCACGTCGAGGTGCTGCCCGAGGTCGAAGAGGTCGACCACGTCGACATCGCGGAAAAGGACATCCGGGTCGATGTCTACCGCTCGTCGGGTCCCGGCGGCCAGAGCGTCAACACGACCGACTCCGCGGTGCGCATCACGCACCTGCCGACCGGCATCGTCGTCTCCTGCCAGAACGAGAAGTCGCAGCTGCAGAACAAGGCGGCCGCGCTGAAGGTCCTCCAGGCCCGGCTGATGCTGCGCAAGAAGGAAGAGGAGCGCGCCGAGATGGACGCCCTCAAGGACGGCGGGTCCAGCTGGGGCAACCAGATGCGGTCCTACGTGCTGCACCCGTACCAGATGGTCAAGGACCTGCGGACCGATTACGAGGTCGGCAACCCGTCGGCGGTGCTCGACGGCGAGATCGACGGCTTCCTCGACGCCGGGATCCGCTGGCGGAAGCAGTCGGCCGCCTGA